Proteins co-encoded in one Vulcanisaeta thermophila genomic window:
- a CDS encoding ABC transporter ATP-binding protein translates to MALEFNDSPWISREHLVIAHRLRTYYVIRPGLFGKPRYVKAVDDVSLSIDRGMTLAVVGESGSGKTTLGRTLIRLLRPFSGRILFDGVDVTNMDESELKKIGFRRRVSMIFQDPYSSLNPFHSVKFILEEPLIVQGFDRNEREERVYKALEEVKLTPPEDFINKYPHMLSGGQRQRVAIARAVITNPDFIVADEPVSMLDASIRVEILTILKNIQERHRMAFMYITHDISTAKYFSDSMLIMYAGQFVEYGPFREVIKNPLHPYTQSLIEAIPDPDPSNRLRERKVAPGEPPNLVNPPPGCRFHPRCPFAMDICRREEPPVVEARPGIYVKCWLYVKR, encoded by the coding sequence ATGGCTCTGGAATTTAATGATTCACCATGGATTAGCAGGGAGCATTTAGTGATCGCGCATAGACTGAGGACTTACTATGTGATTCGGCCTGGGCTCTTCGGTAAGCCTAGGTACGTCAAGGCTGTTGATGATGTTAGTCTAAGCATTGATAGAGGAATGACACTGGCGGTAGTAGGCGAATCCGGTAGTGGGAAGACAACCCTGGGAAGGACGTTGATTAGGCTATTAAGGCCCTTCTCTGGCAGGATCCTCTTCGACGGTGTGGATGTAACGAATATGGATGAGAGTGAGTTAAAGAAGATAGGTTTCAGGAGGCGAGTTAGCATGATATTCCAGGACCCCTACTCAAGCTTAAACCCATTCCATAGCGTTAAGTTTATTCTCGAGGAGCCATTGATTGTACAGGGGTTTGACCGCAATGAGAGGGAGGAGAGGGTGTACAAGGCCCTTGAGGAGGTTAAGTTAACACCACCCGAGGATTTCATTAACAAATACCCACACATGCTCAGCGGTGGTCAAAGGCAGAGGGTTGCCATTGCCAGGGCCGTAATAACGAACCCAGACTTTATAGTGGCTGATGAGCCTGTGTCCATGCTTGACGCATCAATAAGGGTTGAGATATTAACGATACTAAAGAATATTCAGGAGAGGCACAGGATGGCGTTTATGTACATAACACATGACATATCAACTGCCAAATACTTCAGCGATAGCATGCTAATAATGTATGCGGGGCAATTTGTGGAGTATGGGCCATTTAGGGAGGTAATTAAAAACCCACTACACCCATACACTCAATCCCTCATTGAGGCAATACCGGATCCAGACCCCAGCAATAGGTTAAGGGAAAGGAAGGTAGCCCCAGGAGAACCACCCAACCTAGTCAATCCGCCGCCTGGTTGTAGGTTTCATCCGAGGTGCCCCTTCGCAATGGATATTTGTAGGCGTGAGGAGCCACCCGTCGTGGAGGCCAGGCCCGGCATCTACGTAAAATGCTGGCTCTACGTAAAAAGATAA
- a CDS encoding ABC transporter ATP-binding protein has translation MALLEVKNARLYYATTKGIVRAVDDVSFELGEGETLAVVGESGSGKSTLAKLLVRVWERNVKLVDGQVILEGRDILSMPEEEFRREVRWRKIAMVPQASMNALNPVIRIGDQMIEPLLLQGLGKDEALKMAMDALVSVGLPRDIVNRYPHQLSGGMKQRVIIAMAIMAHPRIVILDEPTSALDVMTQANIMNLLKKLKWEYKLSYIFITHDLALASELADSVAIMYAGKIIEIGSAEDVYGDPRHPYTQGLIASVPTLRTDKKLSFIPGEVPSLISPPPGCRFHPRCPFYKDRNDLKGLCDTEIPIYLKIAGKGTRDHLVACWLYR, from the coding sequence ATGGCCCTGCTCGAGGTTAAGAATGCAAGGCTTTACTACGCAACCACAAAGGGTATTGTTAGGGCTGTGGATGACGTATCCTTTGAATTAGGCGAAGGTGAGACTCTGGCCGTGGTTGGTGAGTCAGGTAGTGGTAAATCCACCCTAGCGAAGTTGTTAGTCAGGGTTTGGGAGAGGAATGTCAAGCTAGTGGATGGGCAGGTGATCCTGGAGGGTAGGGATATACTTAGCATGCCCGAGGAGGAGTTTAGGAGGGAGGTTAGGTGGAGGAAAATAGCAATGGTGCCCCAAGCCTCGATGAACGCACTTAACCCCGTAATCAGGATAGGCGATCAAATGATAGAGCCATTACTACTTCAGGGCCTAGGTAAGGATGAGGCTTTGAAGATGGCCATGGACGCTCTCGTGTCCGTAGGCCTCCCGAGGGACATCGTTAATAGGTATCCCCATCAATTAAGTGGTGGTATGAAGCAGAGGGTCATAATAGCCATGGCCATAATGGCACACCCAAGGATAGTCATTCTTGATGAGCCAACATCGGCGCTGGATGTAATGACACAAGCCAACATAATGAACCTACTCAAGAAGCTTAAGTGGGAGTATAAGCTCTCATACATATTCATAACCCACGACCTAGCCCTAGCCAGCGAGCTAGCCGATAGTGTGGCCATAATGTATGCGGGAAAGATCATTGAAATAGGGAGTGCGGAGGACGTGTACGGTGACCCAAGACACCCATACACTCAGGGTTTAATTGCCAGTGTCCCCACGTTAAGAACTGATAAGAAACTATCGTTCATACCAGGCGAAGTACCTAGCTTAATCAGCCCACCACCAGGCTGCAGATTCCACCCAAGGTGCCCGTTTTATAAAGATAGGAATGACTTAAAGGGCCTCTGCGATACTGAAATACCCATTTACCTTAAGATTGCAGGAAAAGGTACTAGGGATCATCTCGTAGCTTGCTGGCTATATAGGTAG
- a CDS encoding ABC transporter permease → MARREEFRILGMTPREIVSQFFSSSVGKVAAAFFIIMIVMSIYALIALPPNFGSLWTNVNYWRLNPKNAPPAWVNVFTGNIYAPQLYIRNYIFGSSFNEGTEYITASFSVNYDYRVPWQEFFIILNSPLVYTEQPPVVTVRITRPDGKVITIGPLPLNRQVMALGSTPQAFGQVSQFYLDNFGLSNVIPIGSSATPYIFYTVINNSLTPLKGTYHFDLFIYVFGANSSNAVSKNNLYFVLQGNVYGIMGTDFEGRDLWLGLIAGFPIDLAVGLMSAAIVVSIAILIGITGSFIGGLTDELLTRVMDFVILLPAFPLLIVLSVLFGWSIWDAVVFLALISWGASARVIRAMVLQIKNAQYLESAIIAGADRWWILRNHVLPQIIPFALYLLVTNVPGAILTLSAINFLGLAGSQLPTWGNILYYADLFGALTSGYWWWVIPPGLLIAFVAVVFILTAIALEPVVNPRLRYG, encoded by the coding sequence ATGGCACGACGCGAAGAATTTAGAATACTCGGGATGACACCACGCGAAATAGTGAGTCAATTCTTCTCGTCCAGTGTGGGTAAGGTTGCTGCTGCCTTCTTCATAATAATGATAGTAATGTCCATATACGCCTTAATCGCATTACCACCAAACTTCGGAAGCCTATGGACAAATGTGAACTATTGGAGATTGAACCCAAAGAATGCACCACCAGCGTGGGTTAACGTATTTACTGGTAATATATACGCACCACAGCTATACATAAGGAATTACATATTTGGTTCATCATTTAATGAGGGTACCGAGTACATAACCGCATCATTTAGTGTTAATTATGATTACAGGGTGCCTTGGCAAGAATTTTTCATTATACTGAATTCGCCATTGGTATACACAGAGCAGCCCCCTGTCGTTACAGTAAGGATAACCAGGCCTGATGGTAAGGTAATAACCATTGGCCCACTACCCCTTAATAGGCAGGTAATGGCTCTAGGAAGTACACCACAGGCATTTGGCCAAGTCTCTCAGTTCTACCTAGATAATTTTGGTTTATCAAATGTAATACCCATAGGCTCCTCAGCAACGCCGTATATATTCTACACGGTTATCAATAATAGTCTAACCCCACTTAAAGGTACTTACCACTTTGACCTATTCATCTACGTATTTGGGGCCAATAGTTCTAATGCCGTTAGTAAGAATAACCTTTACTTTGTACTTCAGGGGAATGTCTACGGTATCATGGGCACCGATTTCGAAGGACGTGACCTATGGCTTGGGTTAATAGCCGGTTTCCCAATAGACCTAGCCGTTGGTTTAATGTCTGCTGCGATTGTGGTGAGCATAGCTATTTTAATAGGAATAACAGGGTCCTTTATCGGTGGTTTAACCGATGAATTACTGACTAGGGTCATGGACTTCGTAATACTACTGCCTGCATTCCCACTACTCATAGTGCTGTCAGTTTTATTTGGCTGGAGTATATGGGATGCCGTGGTCTTCTTAGCATTAATATCATGGGGCGCCTCGGCTAGGGTTATTAGAGCCATGGTTCTTCAAATAAAGAATGCCCAATATCTTGAATCAGCAATAATCGCCGGTGCAGATAGATGGTGGATACTTAGGAATCACGTACTACCTCAGATAATACCCTTCGCACTCTACCTACTTGTTACTAATGTTCCCGGTGCCATACTCACGTTATCAGCAATAAACTTCCTAGGCCTTGCCGGGTCTCAATTACCAACATGGGGCAACATATTGTATTACGCGGATCTGTTTGGAGCGTTAACCTCAGGCTATTGGTGGTGGGTCATACCACCAGGGCTCCTTATAGCCTTTGTGGCCGTGGTATTCATACTAACTGCAATAGCGCTGGAACCTGTTGTGAACCCAAGGCTTAGGTATGGGTGA
- a CDS encoding ABC transporter permease, whose protein sequence is MLARTLIMRAINLVILLLIVLFVISFVLSGPASKILEQEIQQEARAIAVNILRSGHANATQVQAIYNTIVNQLSKAYGLDKPPYIRAFYIMYSMLTFNWGYSYFPQEYGVATGRVVDIIMSAFPGTILLDTFGILLSALIGIEVGLRSALKYGSKLDRGIMYYAAISNGIPQWWLGIVMLLVFAFYLSSIHSPIVFPTGGILSPKYYAVWLIDPVKVFLNPHAVLDLLWHLALPLITVLIINVGGWAYFARSIVLNISQEDFVTFAKIKGLPENQVVNRYILRPAAPAVLTNVFITIPFVIFGGFLITEIVFQWWGLGYVYNIAVVQSPTPDLPVVVALTYASTLLYIIIVFIMEIVYIMLDPRLRER, encoded by the coding sequence ATGCTTGCTAGGACATTAATCATGAGGGCAATAAACCTAGTGATATTACTCCTGATAGTATTATTCGTTATATCCTTTGTATTATCAGGACCAGCATCTAAGATACTTGAACAGGAGATACAGCAGGAGGCAAGGGCCATAGCGGTTAACATACTGAGGAGTGGTCATGCAAATGCTACGCAGGTGCAGGCTATTTATAATACCATTGTTAATCAGTTATCAAAGGCCTACGGCTTGGATAAACCGCCTTACATAAGGGCGTTTTACATAATGTACAGTATGTTAACGTTTAATTGGGGCTACTCATACTTCCCGCAGGAATACGGCGTGGCTACCGGCAGGGTTGTTGATATAATAATGTCTGCATTCCCCGGTACAATCCTACTTGACACCTTTGGAATACTGCTGAGTGCATTAATAGGTATTGAGGTGGGATTAAGATCAGCGCTTAAGTATGGCTCAAAGTTAGACCGAGGCATCATGTATTATGCGGCGATTTCAAACGGTATACCGCAGTGGTGGCTTGGCATAGTCATGTTGTTGGTATTTGCATTTTACCTCTCCTCAATACACTCACCAATCGTGTTTCCCACGGGAGGAATACTAAGCCCTAAGTACTACGCGGTCTGGCTCATAGACCCGGTGAAGGTGTTCCTTAACCCTCACGCGGTCCTAGACCTGCTGTGGCACCTAGCCCTTCCATTAATAACCGTGTTAATAATAAACGTGGGTGGTTGGGCGTACTTTGCTCGATCAATAGTACTTAATATTTCCCAAGAGGACTTCGTAACCTTTGCTAAGATTAAGGGCTTACCTGAAAACCAGGTTGTTAATAGGTACATACTCAGGCCAGCTGCGCCTGCTGTTTTGACGAATGTGTTCATAACAATACCATTCGTGATATTTGGAGGTTTCTTAATAACGGAGATAGTGTTTCAATGGTGGGGGCTTGGTTATGTTTATAATATAGCCGTTGTCCAATCACCCACGCCTGATTTACCCGTTGTTGTTGCCTTGACCTACGCATCGACATTACTATACATCATAATAGTGTTCATAATGGAAATAGTTTATATAATGCTTGACCCAAGACTTAGGGAGAGGTGA
- a CDS encoding ABC transporter substrate-binding protein, translated as MTRKVKTISRQLLLLTVVTILLISTITMLAIAQQAPPMPQVINVYEVPRDQIPQYFSTGKIDVFLNPWAIPPNILTQLQQNPNITFVSPGLISGYDLLFNPYPSNTTFNPFAYWQVRFLMNYLVDRERIVTEVFLGNAMPMQAWPGLFALYSQLLIQNYVAGFNIHYDPTFANQSLYNFFVQLNKTDPVWHGRILYINHKWYYIPPNSTTPQPVTIIFFIRQDDVYRYQMGQIFSAELQNLGFTVKPIYGDLRQAYAIVYGSNPADMQWQIYTEAWSITPTPWDTGAGASFCASWTGDMPGWGEPGFWQYTNDTIDKLTLWVASGNFTSLDQFKEYSTIALEDCFQQAVRVWIVARAAPYPIIKGYSNYLSSVLGLETPWGVKFSYVQSHPNVLNVGMLHVSQRAWVPIGWFSPPDAYTIDLVQGWLTDPFGYYSPFSGEPMPYRGSWKVVINLQNSAPQFPVPPNAVVWNATLGKWVPVGPGKMARAVVYLYFNGTWLGTKWQDGSPITMADVVFYYYLLFDLAQLGPDLGPYASNLADLQGIVQPTVQQIIGMQFFPNGTVVIYSNYWFPDPNIVAAYFAPMAYTGIDNPWYVYAASLELFKEGKAAFTSSEATAMHVPQLDLASHDLAAEVANVIKSWASSGYIWDNGAWAVVDGYDFINTTLAVQEYNNALSFFNTYGNMYISNGPYILKQLITTAPQSAQLVLWSGYPFSYAYWFNKLYASQGITTVPSSVTPVVLSVTPTSIYANTTATLTVSMSGVGYPQAYVYLINPQGKVVYTTFVNSTTPGTLTIVLNKTVTSKLTPGTYQLMIYAFTNLVTVPYQYTTSLVVSPPPINVTAPTKPTAPTPVSTTVIIAIVVIVIIIIVAIVAWLMVRRRR; from the coding sequence ATGACTCGGAAGGTAAAGACCATAAGCAGGCAACTACTACTCCTTACGGTTGTAACTATACTCTTGATCTCCACTATAACGATGCTCGCTATAGCACAGCAAGCCCCACCAATGCCCCAGGTAATCAATGTATACGAGGTACCTAGGGATCAAATACCGCAGTACTTCTCCACGGGTAAAATAGATGTTTTCCTGAACCCGTGGGCAATACCGCCTAACATACTCACACAGCTTCAGCAAAACCCGAACATAACATTTGTGAGCCCCGGTTTAATTTCAGGGTACGACTTACTATTTAATCCATACCCAAGTAATACCACCTTCAACCCGTTTGCTTATTGGCAGGTTAGGTTCCTCATGAACTACCTCGTGGATAGGGAGAGGATTGTCACGGAGGTCTTCCTTGGCAATGCCATGCCCATGCAGGCATGGCCGGGCTTGTTTGCCCTCTATAGTCAATTGCTCATACAGAATTACGTGGCTGGGTTCAACATTCACTATGACCCTACATTTGCCAATCAATCCCTCTACAACTTCTTCGTGCAGTTAAATAAGACAGACCCTGTCTGGCATGGTAGGATACTCTACATAAACCATAAGTGGTACTACATACCACCCAACAGTACAACACCGCAGCCAGTGACCATAATATTCTTCATAAGGCAGGACGATGTTTACAGGTATCAAATGGGGCAAATATTCAGTGCTGAGCTTCAAAACCTAGGCTTCACCGTGAAACCGATATATGGAGACTTAAGGCAGGCATATGCTATTGTTTATGGAAGTAACCCAGCCGATATGCAGTGGCAAATATACACAGAGGCTTGGTCAATAACACCAACGCCCTGGGATACGGGCGCCGGTGCATCCTTCTGTGCGTCCTGGACGGGCGATATGCCTGGCTGGGGTGAACCAGGCTTTTGGCAGTACACCAACGACACAATTGATAAGCTAACACTGTGGGTAGCATCAGGAAACTTCACCTCACTGGATCAATTCAAGGAGTACTCCACAATAGCCCTTGAGGACTGCTTCCAGCAGGCCGTGAGGGTGTGGATAGTCGCAAGGGCTGCTCCATACCCAATAATAAAGGGTTACAGTAATTACCTATCCTCAGTCCTGGGCCTCGAGACACCATGGGGTGTTAAGTTCTCGTACGTTCAATCACACCCCAACGTGCTTAATGTGGGTATGCTTCACGTATCCCAGCGTGCATGGGTGCCAATAGGCTGGTTCTCACCACCTGATGCCTACACAATTGACTTAGTCCAGGGATGGCTAACCGATCCCTTTGGGTATTACAGCCCATTCAGCGGTGAGCCAATGCCGTATAGGGGGTCTTGGAAGGTTGTGATTAACCTGCAGAATAGTGCTCCTCAATTCCCAGTGCCGCCTAACGCCGTGGTTTGGAATGCAACCCTTGGTAAGTGGGTTCCAGTTGGTCCGGGGAAGATGGCGAGGGCCGTTGTTTACCTGTACTTCAACGGTACATGGTTAGGCACCAAGTGGCAGGATGGTAGCCCAATAACAATGGCCGACGTGGTATTCTACTACTACTTATTATTTGACCTGGCCCAGCTAGGCCCTGACCTTGGACCATACGCATCAAACCTAGCTGATTTGCAGGGTATCGTGCAGCCTACGGTGCAGCAGATAATTGGTATGCAGTTCTTCCCCAATGGGACGGTTGTTATCTACAGTAATTACTGGTTCCCAGACCCCAACATAGTGGCTGCTTACTTCGCACCAATGGCGTACACGGGCATTGACAATCCATGGTATGTGTATGCCGCATCACTTGAGCTATTTAAGGAGGGTAAGGCTGCGTTTACATCGAGTGAGGCAACGGCCATGCACGTACCACAGCTGGACCTGGCATCCCATGACTTAGCGGCTGAGGTAGCCAATGTCATCAAGTCCTGGGCATCATCGGGCTACATATGGGATAATGGCGCATGGGCCGTGGTTGATGGTTACGACTTCATAAACACCACACTAGCTGTTCAGGAGTATAATAATGCACTAAGCTTCTTCAATACCTATGGTAATATGTACATAAGTAATGGACCGTACATACTGAAGCAATTAATAACGACTGCACCACAATCAGCCCAGTTAGTTCTCTGGTCTGGGTATCCATTCAGCTATGCATATTGGTTCAATAAGTTATATGCAAGCCAGGGCATCACAACGGTACCGAGTAGTGTAACACCGGTTGTTCTATCGGTAACACCCACGAGTATATATGCTAACACAACCGCCACATTGACGGTCTCCATGAGCGGTGTGGGTTACCCACAGGCCTATGTGTACTTAATTAATCCGCAGGGTAAGGTTGTTTACACCACCTTCGTTAACTCCACAACACCAGGTACATTAACAATAGTACTTAATAAGACGGTGACGTCTAAGCTGACACCGGGTACCTACCAGTTAATGATCTATGCATTCACTAACCTGGTTACGGTACCGTATCAATACACCACATCACTCGTGGTATCACCACCACCAATTAATGTAACTGCGCCCACGAAACCAACCGCGCCAACCCCAGTCTCGACCACGGTAATAATAGCCATAGTGGTGATTGTGATAATAATAATAGTAGCAATTGTTGCCTGGTTGATGGTAAGGAGAAGGAGGTAG
- a CDS encoding acryloyl-coenzyme A reductase: protein MKAVVVTKPGVYEIREVDKPVINEGYVLIKVKYAALCYRDLLQLRGYYPRMRYPVILGHEAVGIVVDSRDPRFKPGDRVVPLLIEPDGTCQFCSRGLEAYCTNGVSYGEEVDGFFAEYARVSGNALVKVPNDVPDEVAVLTPCVLAMVYKGLKRAGLEPGETVVITGASGGVGIHAIQVAKALGARVIGVTRSEVKAGVVRKFADHVIVGARFSDEVKRLTGAGADLVIEAVGTPTLNESLKSLRIGGRVVLIGNVNPDEAFSLRLGYAILKDIEIIGNVRSNRSDITELFRLAGLGLVKPVVAGVYSIDEFGEALSQLSDNSSRVGKVLIKI from the coding sequence ATGAAAGCCGTGGTTGTGACAAAACCGGGTGTTTATGAGATCAGGGAGGTGGATAAGCCCGTTATTAATGAGGGTTATGTTTTGATTAAGGTAAAATATGCCGCGCTTTGTTATAGGGATTTGCTACAGTTGAGGGGTTACTACCCAAGGATGAGGTACCCAGTGATACTGGGTCATGAAGCCGTGGGTATCGTTGTGGATTCCAGGGACCCGAGGTTCAAACCCGGTGATAGGGTTGTGCCGCTGCTCATTGAGCCCGATGGGACGTGCCAATTCTGCAGTAGGGGTTTGGAGGCCTATTGCACTAATGGTGTTAGTTATGGGGAGGAGGTTGATGGCTTCTTCGCAGAATACGCCAGGGTTTCAGGCAATGCCCTCGTTAAGGTACCCAATGACGTGCCTGATGAGGTTGCCGTGCTCACGCCGTGTGTGTTGGCGATGGTTTACAAGGGCCTTAAGAGAGCTGGGTTGGAACCTGGGGAAACCGTAGTAATCACGGGTGCTAGTGGTGGCGTGGGTATTCACGCAATCCAAGTGGCCAAGGCCTTGGGGGCCCGTGTAATTGGGGTTACCAGGAGTGAGGTTAAGGCTGGGGTTGTTCGTAAGTTTGCGGATCATGTTATTGTGGGTGCTAGGTTTAGTGATGAGGTTAAGAGGTTGACGGGTGCGGGCGCTGACTTGGTTATTGAGGCTGTTGGTACCCCAACCCTTAATGAGTCCCTTAAAAGTCTTAGGATTGGTGGTAGGGTTGTCCTTATAGGTAATGTTAATCCTGATGAGGCCTTTAGCCTGAGGCTTGGTTATGCCATTCTTAAGGATATTGAGATTATCGGTAATGTTAGGTCCAATAGGTCCGACATTACCGAGTTATTTAGGTTGGCGGGGCTTGGTTTGGTGAAGCCCGTGGTGGCCGGTGTTTACTCCATTGATGAGTTTGGCGAGGCCCTTAGTCAGTTAAGTGATAATTCTTCCAGGGTTGGTAAGGTGCTTATAAAAATATGA